A genomic stretch from Edaphobacter aggregans includes:
- the accB gene encoding acetyl-CoA carboxylase biotin carboxyl carrier protein — MDGNKLKELRELVEFLKANEIAEFDMEQDDLKVRIKFAGEPAVAAAPTGGIDLAQLSRLMASAPAGGAVAAPAHAAAPAVSAAAPAPVEEALHEVKSPIVGTFYESPSPGADPFVKIGDQVEVGQVLCIVEAMKLMNEIEADVAGEVVKRIATSGQPVEYGQPLFAIRAR, encoded by the coding sequence ATGGACGGAAATAAGTTGAAGGAACTGCGCGAGCTGGTCGAATTCCTGAAGGCAAATGAGATTGCCGAGTTCGACATGGAGCAAGACGATCTGAAGGTGCGGATCAAGTTTGCCGGGGAGCCCGCAGTTGCGGCTGCTCCGACTGGTGGGATTGATCTGGCACAGTTGAGCCGGTTGATGGCTTCGGCTCCCGCTGGTGGTGCAGTTGCCGCTCCGGCGCATGCTGCTGCCCCGGCTGTCAGCGCTGCTGCTCCTGCTCCAGTTGAGGAGGCGCTGCATGAGGTGAAGTCGCCGATTGTGGGGACGTTCTATGAGTCGCCATCGCCGGGTGCGGATCCGTTTGTGAAGATCGGCGATCAGGTTGAGGTCGGCCAGGTGTTGTGCATCGTCGAGGCGATGAAGCTGATGAATGAGATCGAGGCGGATGTTGCCGGCGAAGTGGTGAAGCGGATTGCAACGAGCGGGCAGCCTGTGGAGTATGGACAGCCCCTGTTTGCGATCAGGGCGCGATAG
- a CDS encoding M24 family metallopeptidase, whose amino-acid sequence MDFRARKKRAAVAVAAAGVDGLLVTHLPDVRYLCGFTGSSAALVLARGGATLFTDGRYTAQAKAEAKGTRVVIAKKPAVAAACEWMETAGIRRCGFDAAQTTVAVLESMRKAVSSGVRRGMFVSVGSLIARLREVKDSDEITLMRSAANLGCRLFDGMLDYLEPGLTEVAVAAELEHAARLAGAEAMSFETIVASGERSALPHGRASTVKLPKRGFVTLDFGVVLDGYCSDMTRTVHLGRALEGEREVYDAVLEAQEAAVAAVRPGVTSGDVDEAARSVLRRAGLDKYFSHSTGHGVGLEIHEGPRLAAKQTQVLEQGMVITIEPGVYMQGKFGLRIEDMVLVTATSGEVLTPSVKAWIEL is encoded by the coding sequence ATGGATTTTAGAGCGCGGAAGAAGAGAGCGGCTGTTGCGGTGGCCGCTGCCGGCGTCGATGGGTTGCTGGTGACGCATCTGCCGGATGTGCGGTACCTGTGTGGGTTTACGGGATCTTCTGCGGCGCTGGTGCTGGCTCGCGGGGGGGCGACGCTGTTTACCGATGGGAGATATACCGCGCAGGCCAAGGCTGAGGCTAAAGGCACGCGGGTGGTGATTGCGAAGAAGCCTGCGGTGGCGGCTGCGTGCGAGTGGATGGAGACGGCGGGGATCAGACGGTGTGGGTTCGATGCAGCGCAGACGACGGTGGCAGTGCTGGAGTCTATGCGGAAGGCGGTCTCGTCGGGTGTGCGGCGGGGGATGTTTGTCTCGGTGGGGTCGCTGATTGCTCGGCTACGCGAGGTGAAGGATTCGGACGAGATTACTTTGATGCGTTCGGCCGCGAATCTGGGGTGCCGGTTGTTTGATGGGATGCTGGATTATCTGGAGCCGGGGTTGACGGAGGTGGCTGTGGCCGCGGAGTTGGAACATGCGGCGCGGCTGGCTGGTGCGGAGGCTATGTCGTTTGAGACGATTGTGGCGAGCGGCGAGCGGAGTGCGCTGCCACATGGACGGGCTTCGACGGTGAAGCTGCCTAAGCGTGGGTTTGTGACGCTGGATTTTGGTGTGGTGCTGGATGGCTATTGCAGTGATATGACCCGCACTGTTCACCTGGGCCGGGCGCTCGAAGGCGAGCGGGAAGTGTATGATGCGGTTCTGGAAGCACAGGAGGCTGCAGTTGCTGCTGTGAGGCCGGGCGTGACCTCGGGCGATGTGGATGAGGCGGCACGCAGCGTGTTGCGACGAGCTGGACTGGACAAGTATTTTAGTCACTCGACGGGTCATGGGGTTGGACTGGAGATTCACGAAGGGCCAAGGCTTGCAGCGAAGCAGACGCAGGTTTTAGAGCAAGGGATGGTGATCACGATCGAGCCTGGGGTGTATATGCAGGGCAAGTTCGGATTACGAATCGAAGATATGGTGTTGGTGACGGCGACAAGTGGAGAAGTTCTGACGCCGAGTGTGAAGGCCTGGATCGAGCTGTAA
- a CDS encoding metallophosphoesterase: MSGFFRDQPSRFSRRKFLIGSGVAAAGLTLYSGAIARHQLEVVDFPIHIADLPDAFRGYRIAQISDIHLDEFTEPFFVEHIVHKINALAPDLVLITGDFVTRGSLNFILGEHPAHRCAEILSALACPLRYAILGNHDVAVNAPLVIDALSTRGIPVLVNQHIPIERNGDRFWLCGIDDAAASHPDLNLTIPDKPNAPVILMAHEPDYVEAVLQHPRGPLVDLMLSGHTHGGQVRLPIGGALVLPPMGQKFIEGYFRLDHLQLYVNRGVGTVGLPFRLNCPPELTMFTLQPA, encoded by the coding sequence ATGTCCGGTTTTTTTCGCGACCAGCCGTCGCGTTTCTCCCGTCGAAAATTTCTTATTGGATCTGGTGTTGCCGCCGCGGGTCTCACCCTATACTCCGGCGCGATCGCACGCCACCAGCTCGAAGTCGTCGACTTCCCCATCCACATCGCCGACCTGCCCGACGCCTTCCGCGGCTACCGCATCGCCCAGATCAGCGACATCCACCTCGACGAATTCACCGAGCCCTTCTTCGTCGAGCATATCGTCCACAAGATCAACGCTCTGGCCCCCGACCTCGTTCTCATCACCGGAGATTTCGTCACCCGCGGCTCCCTCAACTTCATCCTCGGCGAGCACCCAGCCCATCGTTGCGCCGAAATCCTCAGCGCCCTCGCCTGCCCGCTTCGCTACGCGATCCTCGGCAACCACGACGTCGCCGTCAACGCGCCCCTGGTCATCGATGCGCTCTCCACCCGTGGCATCCCGGTCCTCGTCAACCAGCACATCCCCATCGAACGCAACGGAGACCGCTTCTGGCTCTGCGGAATCGATGACGCAGCCGCCAGCCATCCCGACCTCAACCTGACGATTCCGGACAAGCCCAACGCCCCGGTCATCCTCATGGCCCACGAACCCGACTATGTCGAAGCCGTCCTTCAGCACCCACGCGGCCCACTCGTCGATCTCATGCTCTCAGGCCACACTCACGGAGGCCAGGTTCGTCTCCCCATCGGAGGTGCACTCGTCCTCCCGCCCATGGGGCAGAAGTTCATCGAAGGCTATTTCCGCCTCGACCACTTACAGCTCTATGTCAATCGAGGCGTAGGAACCGTAGGCCTTCCCTTCCGCCTCAACTGCCCACCCGAGTTGACGATGTTCACCCTGCAGCCAGCCTAA
- the cysK gene encoding cysteine synthase A, whose protein sequence is MGRYANILETVGRTPVVKINRLAPQHVNLYVKVEAFNPLGSVKDRLALGVIEDAEKTGQLKPGQTVVEATSGNTGIGLAMVCAQKGYPLVVTMAETFSVERRKLMRFLGAKVVLTPAAARGMGMVAKAVELAETHGWFLTRQFTNEANADMHSRTTAREIVDDFKGERLDYWVTGFGTGGTLKGVARVLAKERPETKIVVCEPADAPMLSSGIEQARNADGSAAAGHPSWKPHPLQGWSPDFIAKLTGDAVDTKVVSEILRVENAEAMRWSKELARKEGIFVGITSGATFAAALRVCEEAPEGSTVLCMLPDTGERYLSTPLFADVSVDMTEEELEISRSTPGGWLVPAS, encoded by the coding sequence GTGGGACGATATGCCAATATTCTCGAGACAGTCGGCAGGACTCCGGTGGTTAAGATCAATCGGTTGGCTCCGCAGCATGTGAATCTTTATGTCAAAGTAGAGGCGTTCAATCCGCTGGGGTCGGTGAAAGATCGTCTGGCGCTTGGTGTGATTGAGGATGCTGAAAAGACTGGACAGCTGAAGCCCGGACAGACGGTGGTCGAGGCTACGAGTGGGAATACGGGGATCGGGCTGGCGATGGTGTGCGCGCAGAAGGGGTATCCGCTTGTTGTGACGATGGCGGAGACTTTCAGCGTGGAACGGCGCAAGCTGATGCGGTTCCTGGGGGCGAAGGTTGTGTTGACTCCCGCGGCTGCGAGAGGGATGGGAATGGTGGCCAAGGCGGTGGAGTTGGCCGAGACGCATGGATGGTTTTTGACGCGTCAGTTTACGAATGAAGCGAATGCGGATATGCACTCGCGGACGACGGCTCGGGAGATCGTGGACGATTTCAAGGGTGAGAGATTGGATTATTGGGTTACGGGGTTTGGTACGGGAGGGACGCTGAAGGGTGTCGCGCGTGTGCTTGCGAAGGAGCGACCTGAGACGAAGATTGTGGTGTGCGAGCCGGCCGATGCGCCGATGCTCTCGAGCGGGATTGAGCAAGCGCGAAATGCTGATGGATCGGCGGCGGCGGGTCATCCTTCATGGAAACCTCATCCGTTGCAGGGATGGAGTCCGGATTTCATCGCGAAGCTGACAGGAGATGCCGTGGATACGAAGGTTGTCAGCGAGATTTTGCGTGTTGAAAATGCAGAGGCTATGCGTTGGAGCAAGGAGCTTGCGCGGAAGGAGGGAATTTTTGTGGGCATTACTTCCGGTGCGACTTTTGCGGCGGCTTTGCGTGTTTGTGAAGAGGCGCCGGAGGGATCGACGGTTCTTTGTATGTTGCCGGATACGGGCGAGCGCTATTTGAGTACACCGCTGTTTGCGGATGTTTCGGTGGATATGACGGAGGAGGAGTTGGAGATTTCGCGCTCGACTCCGGGCGGTTGGTTGGTGCCTGCGTCGTAG
- a CDS encoding DNA-3-methyladenine glycosylase I — protein sequence MKKVHRCAWAENDPLMQAYHDEEWGVPEHDSRALWEMLMLEGFQAGLSWITILRKRDAFREAFHKFDPEAVARMGEREVKRLLENPGIIRSRAKIEATIGGARIYLKMRDDGEDFSKFVWGLAGGKTIKNMTGVVPAKTPLSEEMSKALKKRRFKFVGPVIVYAWMQATGIVNDHSLDCFRR from the coding sequence ATGAAGAAGGTTCATCGCTGTGCGTGGGCGGAGAATGATCCGCTGATGCAGGCGTACCACGACGAGGAGTGGGGAGTCCCTGAGCATGACAGCCGCGCTCTGTGGGAGATGCTCATGCTGGAGGGGTTCCAGGCGGGGCTGTCGTGGATCACAATTTTGCGCAAGCGTGACGCGTTTCGTGAGGCGTTTCATAAGTTCGATCCGGAGGCCGTGGCTCGGATGGGTGAGCGGGAAGTGAAACGGCTGCTGGAGAATCCGGGGATTATTCGGTCCAGGGCGAAGATTGAGGCTACGATTGGCGGGGCTCGCATTTATTTGAAGATGCGGGATGATGGCGAGGATTTTTCGAAGTTTGTCTGGGGACTGGCGGGTGGTAAGACGATCAAGAACATGACTGGCGTTGTTCCGGCGAAGACTCCGCTTTCGGAGGAGATGTCGAAGGCGCTGAAGAAGCGGAGATTCAAATTTGTTGGGCCGGTTATTGTGTATGCGTGGATGCAGGCGACGGGGATTGTGAACGATCACTCGCTGGATTGTTTTCGGCGTTAG
- a CDS encoding helix-turn-helix domain-containing protein — MAGIAQVVPREVMDIRQASEYLGISGDTLYRYASEGFVPAFKLGNRWRFKKSLLDAWMDEKSGVKVAAPVVVAPKQKKPVGRAR; from the coding sequence ATGGCTGGTATAGCTCAGGTCGTCCCCCGCGAGGTGATGGATATCCGGCAGGCGTCGGAGTATCTGGGCATTAGCGGAGACACGCTGTACCGGTATGCTTCGGAGGGCTTCGTTCCTGCGTTCAAACTGGGGAATCGGTGGCGGTTCAAGAAGAGCCTGCTGGATGCATGGATGGATGAGAAGTCCGGGGTGAAGGTGGCGGCTCCTGTGGTGGTGGCGCCGAAGCAGAAGAAGCCGGTGGGGCGGGCTCGGTAA
- a CDS encoding 6-phosphofructokinase: MRVGMLTGGGDCPGLNAVIRAAVRKGILHHGDEFVGFMEGWRGVIDDVTMPLTLETTSGILQKGGTILRSSRTNVKKIPGGFEKCLETIEKNKLDALIALGGDDTQSISLALSERGVKCVGVPKTIDNDLSGTDACFGFDTAVGIATEAVDRLHSTAEAHNRVLVCEVMGRDAGWIAITAGIAGGADAILVPEVPIDIEEVCRLVTYRREHGKKFSIVVVAEGAQFPESDQATVGTSVDSFGHVRLSGIGQALAEEIEKRTKYETRSVNLGHTQRGGTPSAFDRMLATRYGVRAIDLVHEGKFGRLVVLKGTEISDIPLADAIAKTRTVGQDLLDVMTSLQPPKGSK, from the coding sequence ATGCGCGTTGGAATGTTGACTGGTGGCGGTGATTGCCCGGGACTGAATGCGGTAATTCGGGCGGCCGTTCGCAAGGGGATCCTGCATCATGGGGACGAGTTTGTTGGGTTCATGGAAGGGTGGCGCGGGGTTATCGATGATGTGACGATGCCGCTGACGCTGGAGACTACATCGGGGATTTTGCAGAAGGGTGGAACGATTCTGCGGTCGTCGCGGACGAATGTGAAGAAGATTCCTGGTGGATTTGAGAAGTGTCTTGAGACGATTGAGAAGAACAAGTTGGATGCGCTGATTGCGCTGGGTGGGGACGATACGCAGTCGATCAGTTTGGCGCTGAGTGAGCGCGGGGTGAAGTGCGTTGGGGTTCCGAAGACGATTGATAACGATTTGAGTGGCACCGATGCTTGCTTCGGGTTCGATACGGCGGTGGGGATTGCGACGGAGGCGGTGGATCGGTTGCACTCGACCGCGGAGGCGCATAATCGCGTGCTGGTGTGCGAGGTGATGGGGCGCGATGCGGGATGGATTGCGATTACGGCTGGAATTGCCGGCGGCGCGGATGCGATTCTGGTGCCAGAGGTGCCGATCGATATCGAGGAGGTTTGCCGGTTGGTGACGTATCGGCGGGAGCATGGGAAGAAGTTCTCGATCGTGGTGGTGGCGGAGGGTGCGCAGTTTCCGGAGTCGGACCAGGCGACTGTGGGGACTTCGGTAGACTCGTTTGGCCATGTTCGGTTGAGCGGGATTGGGCAGGCTCTGGCTGAAGAGATCGAGAAGCGGACCAAGTACGAGACTCGCAGCGTGAACCTGGGGCATACGCAGCGGGGCGGTACGCCTTCGGCTTTCGACCGGATGCTGGCGACCCGGTATGGCGTGAGGGCTATCGATCTGGTTCATGAAGGGAAGTTCGGCCGGCTGGTAGTGCTGAAGGGGACGGAGATATCGGATATTCCGCTGGCAGATGCGATTGCGAAGACCAGGACGGTCGGGCAGGATCTGCTGGATGTGATGACGAGTCTGCAGCCGCCTAAAGGCTCGAAATAA
- a CDS encoding MBL fold metallo-hydrolase — MGLAVDLGVGRGATSLRRAEKAGRRFLNPVPTSVGDWSTIFKVLPLYLNTKEEKVPRRRLGPFVTDVSVYGVAPASGLRVTWMGHSTMLVEIDGVRVLIDPVWDERASPMRWVGPKRFFAAPLRLGELPEIDVVLVSHDHYDHLGESTIRELARLESMRGAAWVTSLGVGEILRRFGVRREQITELDWTESVGVAGGALEITAVPARHFSGRGMFNRFETLWSSFVLKGKGHNVYYGADSGWWEGFAEIGAVYGPFDLTMLEIGAFNELWASIHLGPDGAARVFEAMGGNGVMMPIHWGLFDLALHGWRQPIERFMEVAGERGIKVWSPEPGLPTEVVRGVEVRSDWWVEK; from the coding sequence ATGGGTCTTGCAGTGGATTTAGGTGTAGGGCGCGGTGCGACGAGTTTGCGTCGGGCGGAGAAGGCGGGGCGGAGATTTCTGAATCCGGTCCCGACGTCTGTGGGGGATTGGAGCACGATCTTCAAGGTGCTTCCGCTGTATTTGAATACCAAGGAAGAGAAGGTGCCTCGACGAAGGCTGGGGCCTTTTGTTACTGATGTTTCCGTTTATGGTGTGGCTCCGGCGAGTGGGCTGCGGGTGACGTGGATGGGGCACTCAACGATGCTGGTGGAGATTGATGGGGTGAGGGTGCTGATCGATCCGGTGTGGGACGAGAGGGCTTCTCCGATGCGCTGGGTGGGGCCGAAGCGGTTCTTTGCTGCTCCGTTGCGGCTGGGGGAGTTGCCCGAAATTGATGTCGTGCTGGTATCGCATGACCACTATGACCATCTTGGGGAGTCGACGATTCGTGAGTTGGCGAGGCTTGAGTCGATGCGCGGGGCGGCGTGGGTGACTTCGCTTGGTGTGGGGGAGATTCTGCGACGGTTTGGGGTTCGTCGTGAGCAGATTACGGAACTGGATTGGACGGAGAGTGTGGGTGTTGCTGGAGGTGCGCTGGAGATTACGGCTGTGCCTGCTCGGCATTTTTCGGGGCGAGGGATGTTTAACCGGTTTGAGACGCTGTGGTCTTCGTTCGTGCTGAAGGGGAAGGGGCACAACGTCTACTATGGCGCGGACTCGGGGTGGTGGGAGGGGTTCGCGGAGATCGGCGCGGTGTATGGGCCATTCGATCTGACGATGTTGGAGATTGGGGCGTTCAATGAGTTGTGGGCGAGTATTCATCTGGGGCCAGATGGGGCGGCGCGGGTGTTCGAGGCTATGGGTGGGAATGGGGTGATGATGCCGATTCATTGGGGGCTGTTCGATCTGGCACTGCATGGCTGGCGGCAGCCGATCGAGCGGTTTATGGAGGTTGCGGGGGAGCGAGGGATTAAGGTTTGGTCTCCGGAGCCGGGGTTGCCTACGGAGGTTGTGCGCGGGGTGGAGGTTCGGTCGGATTGGTGGGTGGAGAAGTAG
- a CDS encoding HAD family acid phosphatase, producing MRDFLRLIGVWALTGGMCAAQVGPPACGAGGGVRPGRPTDASIRATAASAAGDPTFLLAAEPMPNFGVARFRLQDYAECIGENGCYWADLDAQWVRAEAALEHVLAGRKEGEKLAVVLDIDETSLTNYCEMRREDYGFIVQMYNVWMASPESAMVIPGALRLFNKARAAGVDVFFITGRADELRQATERNLAAAGYKGWRGLALRTGPQKTMPTIDYKSEERQKIVAQGYRIVMSVGDQWSDLKGTATAEVSVKLPNPFYYLP from the coding sequence ATGCGTGATTTTTTGAGATTGATTGGCGTTTGGGCGCTGACGGGTGGGATGTGTGCGGCGCAGGTGGGGCCTCCGGCGTGTGGTGCCGGTGGCGGAGTGCGGCCGGGGCGGCCTACGGATGCTTCGATTCGGGCTACGGCTGCGAGTGCTGCGGGGGATCCGACGTTTTTGCTTGCGGCGGAGCCCATGCCGAATTTTGGCGTGGCGCGGTTTCGACTGCAGGACTATGCGGAGTGTATCGGCGAGAACGGATGCTACTGGGCCGATCTGGATGCGCAGTGGGTGCGGGCTGAGGCTGCTCTGGAGCATGTGCTGGCTGGGCGGAAGGAGGGCGAGAAGCTGGCGGTTGTGCTGGATATCGATGAGACTTCGTTGACGAACTATTGCGAGATGAGGCGAGAGGATTATGGGTTCATCGTGCAGATGTATAACGTTTGGATGGCGTCGCCTGAGTCAGCAATGGTGATACCGGGAGCTCTGCGGCTGTTCAATAAGGCTCGAGCTGCGGGCGTGGATGTGTTCTTTATCACGGGCAGGGCAGATGAGTTGAGGCAGGCTACCGAGCGTAATCTGGCTGCAGCGGGTTATAAGGGATGGAGGGGATTGGCGTTGCGTACGGGGCCCCAGAAGACGATGCCGACGATCGATTACAAGAGCGAGGAGAGACAGAAGATTGTGGCGCAGGGATATCGGATTGTGATGAGTGTTGGAGATCAGTGGAGTGACTTGAAGGGGACGGCGACGGCGGAGGTGAGTGTGAAGTTGCCGAATCCGTTCTATTATTTGCCGTGA
- a CDS encoding PP2C family protein-serine/threonine phosphatase, translating to MQGIDRELTASQVLRVFHHDELRLFLGAAFVTVGLVAGAFCVLRRKFDALLVWLALFAILYGGRLWMQSGLLSLLVPDSIFFRNLKFSIDYVVPIPALFFFEAAGFLNKGARVIGYVLCVVFLCLVAATFVFGPSLKFLIINNVIIIAGLIALIVQSKRGENISRDFVVIRRGLLVFVGFALYDNIIGLFRGGSKTESLGFAVFLATLGYVAARRTIQRDQQLVEIQKELDVARRIQMSILPGEFPNNANFRVAARYVPMTSVAGDFYDFLISDERQTGLLIADVSGHGVPAALIASMVKIAATSQRVNTANPSKLLAAMNATLCGITQNQFVTAAYVHLDAEAQELRYSAAAHPPMLLLRGGEVMPVVENGLMLAAFDFAEYSTVVLPLMAGDRLLLYTDGIVEAEDGKQEEFGQERLCALLRDSAGLGHTEAADLVLSSVQRWAAAQNDDLTLLVCDYAGAG from the coding sequence ATGCAAGGGATCGATCGAGAACTTACTGCCAGTCAGGTTCTGCGAGTCTTTCATCACGATGAGTTGCGTCTGTTTCTGGGCGCGGCGTTTGTAACAGTGGGGTTGGTTGCTGGAGCGTTTTGTGTGTTGCGGCGTAAGTTCGATGCGCTGCTGGTGTGGCTGGCGCTGTTCGCGATTCTGTATGGCGGTCGATTGTGGATGCAATCAGGCTTGCTGAGTTTGCTGGTGCCGGACTCGATCTTCTTTCGAAACCTGAAGTTCTCAATCGACTACGTGGTTCCTATCCCTGCGCTCTTTTTCTTCGAGGCTGCGGGGTTTCTGAATAAAGGCGCGAGAGTGATTGGGTACGTATTGTGCGTTGTGTTTTTGTGCCTGGTTGCGGCTACGTTTGTGTTTGGGCCCTCGCTGAAGTTTCTGATCATCAACAACGTCATCATCATTGCCGGACTAATTGCGTTGATCGTGCAGTCGAAACGTGGGGAGAATATCAGCCGGGATTTTGTTGTGATTCGGCGGGGGCTGTTGGTTTTTGTGGGTTTTGCTCTCTACGACAACATCATTGGGCTATTCCGAGGCGGTTCGAAGACGGAGTCGCTGGGGTTTGCGGTGTTTCTTGCGACTTTGGGATATGTGGCTGCGCGGCGGACGATTCAGCGGGATCAGCAGCTGGTCGAAATACAGAAAGAGCTGGATGTGGCGCGGCGGATTCAGATGTCGATTCTGCCTGGTGAGTTTCCGAATAATGCAAATTTTCGCGTCGCTGCGCGATATGTGCCGATGACTTCTGTCGCTGGGGACTTCTACGACTTTCTGATTTCGGACGAGCGGCAGACTGGACTTTTGATCGCGGATGTCTCGGGACATGGTGTGCCGGCTGCGCTCATTGCGTCGATGGTGAAGATTGCGGCGACGTCGCAGCGTGTGAATACGGCGAATCCTTCTAAGTTGCTTGCTGCGATGAATGCGACGTTGTGCGGGATTACTCAGAATCAGTTTGTGACAGCGGCTTATGTTCATCTTGATGCCGAGGCGCAGGAGCTGCGGTATTCGGCTGCGGCACATCCGCCTATGCTGTTGTTGCGCGGAGGCGAGGTGATGCCAGTGGTGGAGAATGGGCTGATGCTGGCGGCGTTTGATTTTGCTGAGTACTCGACTGTGGTTCTTCCGTTGATGGCAGGGGATCGGTTGCTGCTCTATACCGATGGAATTGTCGAGGCGGAGGATGGGAAACAGGAAGAGTTTGGACAGGAGCGGCTTTGCGCGTTGTTGCGGGATAGTGCGGGGCTGGGGCACACTGAGGCTGCTGATCTTGTGTTGTCGTCGGTGCAGCGATGGGCTGCTGCACAAAACGATGATCTGACGCTGCTTGTATGTGACTATGCCGGGGCTGGTTGA
- a CDS encoding neuromedin U, translating to MRSVVAVFFLQMTSFLWSQTPTPPPAAPDTTSLAKQTQNPVGDIVSVPFQFNFNSGGAYQDQTFFNLNFQPVIPIHLTHNWTLIARTIVPIVSIPTGNGVSYSGVGDIQQQTFFTPAHPRKIIWGIGPAFSFPTATAYPAKTGTWAMGPSVVLLATPGPWVLGSLFVQFSPLTDANGPPRTNNFLWQYFVNYNFGKGWALSAAPSITANWDASRSQRWTVPVGGGISRTLVFQRQPMTLGFQYYYNSIRPDSANSTTLRFNVALIYPQKPSTK from the coding sequence ATGCGTTCAGTCGTCGCCGTGTTCTTCCTCCAGATGACCTCGTTCCTCTGGAGCCAGACCCCCACACCTCCTCCTGCAGCCCCAGACACAACCTCACTCGCCAAGCAAACCCAAAACCCCGTAGGCGACATCGTCTCGGTCCCCTTCCAGTTCAACTTCAACAGCGGCGGCGCCTATCAGGATCAGACCTTCTTCAACCTCAACTTCCAACCCGTCATCCCCATTCACCTCACCCACAACTGGACCCTCATCGCCCGAACCATCGTCCCCATCGTCAGCATCCCTACTGGCAACGGCGTCAGCTACAGCGGAGTAGGTGACATCCAGCAACAAACCTTTTTTACCCCCGCCCACCCCCGCAAGATCATCTGGGGAATTGGTCCGGCCTTCTCCTTCCCCACCGCCACCGCATATCCAGCCAAAACAGGCACTTGGGCCATGGGACCCTCCGTCGTCCTTCTCGCCACCCCTGGCCCCTGGGTCCTGGGCTCCCTCTTCGTCCAGTTCTCTCCCCTGACGGACGCCAACGGCCCCCCACGCACCAACAACTTCCTCTGGCAGTACTTTGTTAACTACAACTTCGGCAAAGGATGGGCCCTCAGCGCCGCCCCCAGTATCACCGCCAACTGGGACGCCTCCCGCAGCCAGCGCTGGACCGTCCCCGTCGGCGGAGGCATCAGCCGCACCCTCGTCTTCCAGCGCCAGCCCATGACCCTCGGATTCCAGTACTACTACAACTCCATCCGCCCCGACAGCGCCAACTCCACCACCCTGCGCTTCAACGTCGCCCTCATTTACCCCCAAAAACCCTCCACTAAATAA